The DNA region TAAGTGGCAGTCAGGGCACGCCCTGACGCCCTTCCCTTCCCTCCCTTGTTCCTTTCCTTCCTTCAGCTTCAGTCTTTCTCGCACTCACCTAATCAATCTATTGACTTTTTAACTGCTGAAGCTAAATTACAACTCGCCGCCGCGGTGGTGAAACTGGTAGACACGCATGGTTCAGGACCATGTGGGCGCAAGCCTGTGCGAGTTCGACTCTCGCCCGCGGCACTTCCTCATTGTTTATTTTTTACTATAGTAGATCTTGGAGAGGTGCGGATTTGTTGACTTCGCTTCTTCTAAACCATCAATACGTCCGACAGAAAGAGAAAGCAGTCCTATTTGCCCGGGAGCTATTGGTTTACGATACACACGATTTTTCATGCCTAATAGTGTGTTATCTTTTGAATAATAACTAAACGAAAAATTCAGTGAGTCAACTGAATACCCAGAAATATTTGATATAGCAATTTTATGCCGGATCACAGTGCCCGATTTTTTCCAGCTGTGATCAGCGAAAATAACTTCGGTGACATCTATCTTTAAGATCTTCTTAATTGTTGATTCCTTGGTAATGGGCGAATTTTGTTTGAAAATATGTTTCGTTCTAACATTGTTGATAACCCAGCTGAACGAAATTTCATCCTGAGCTGATGAGTCGATACTCCCGAATAATCCTCCCGTAAAAATAACGGAGCCTGTCGAGCCCCCTTCTCTTTTTAGGTTGATCTTCTCTAAACGGTCACCACTACTATCAATAATACGACTTCGCGGAAACTCGATTGATACGTCTATATTATCTCCCCACTCGTTTTTGATTAGATCATCTACCCCTGAATAGTAAACATGGGCTTCAAACGTCATTAAGGGAGGCTTTTGAATTAAATCACATCCTGAAACTAATATTCCGATGATGCAGATCTTAAAAAATTCTGTAAATGGCACCTCTCTCATCATGCAGCTCTTTGTCTTATTTTTCTGTGAGTTTCTTTTGGGTTCCCGGTAAATTCGCCCGCACCACAGAGGGGTTGAACCTATTCGTCACCCAAGCTCAAAGGCGGAGAAAAATCCACGTAGCGTAATAACGAATGGTGAGAAACGTTTTCGTGCCAGATTTTCAGATAGTCGGCACCTTCAGGACCCCGCAGCCACTGACGAAACTCTTCGGCGCCTTTTTGATCTTCCCAGAACGCTTCGCTGACGTATTTTGGCCGTTTCACTCCCTTATTTCGCTTTCCGTAGGGGTTTTTCATCCCATCAATGAAAACCCAGTTTTTCCGCTCAATGCACCCAAAATCCTTCGACTTTAGATATAATGTTCTGTCTATCCAGCTCAAAAACGTTTCCGCACTTTTCCCCCGTTTCAGGTCAAATATATGTACTAAACGCAGCATATCAACGCTCCTTTTAATTTTGGGTAACTGTATGCATTTTTCAATATTTCATACCTAATAATAGCCCCGACTCGATATAAATTAAAATCTTATTCCAAAAAGAATAGTGAGACGAAGCCGGTCATTTATTGTCAGCTATCCTGCCAACAGCGAGTAGCCGGCAAAAACCGATCCGAATATAGCGCTTCCGTAACAGAGAACCGCAATCAACACTTCTAAATGTTTGAGTTTTAATCCGTCATAGAGCGTAAACCTGAAACGATGAGCCCAGTGAAATAAGGACAGCGAAATCAGCCCGAAAATAAACAATCGTATTATAGGATTTTGAGTGATCGTCAGCAGCTGCTCATACTCCGGCGCATTGACCAAGCCGAGGGGAACGGCAATTCCGAAAATGAAAAACAAGACCGGCATAAAAAGAGCGGAAATCATTCCACCGGAACTGAATAACGCCCACCAGAACGGCTCGATCGATCTTTTCATCTATGAATCCTCAAACACTGTTTAAATAAACCATACGATTACCGATGACACTACAAACCATGCGAGAAAGTTCAAGCCGATGGTTGCCTGGTCAGGAATGCGTTTTTTCCCGATGCGTAATACAATCGCTTTCGGGGCGAGCGAAAACCAGCTTACAGAATGGAATATTAAAAACAAAAACATGACTGTGTGAAGTATAAGAATAACTGGTGATTTAAACATGGCCGTAACTTCAGAATAATGTTCGCTGCCCTGATTTAATGCTCTGACAATCAATAATAACAGAATCGCCGAGTATGCCACAGCGACGCTTGTCAGTTCTCTTAATATGAATTTCATGTGTACCCATTTTCGAGTCCACCAGAAGATCGGCATAGACCTACGAAACCATTTGGGATGGTATTTTGAATAATCGGGATTAATTGACAATTGAATCTACCTCTATACTGTTAACACAATTCATCGGTTCTTCCACGGCATAAGGAACGATTTAAACCAATTGACTGTAGTTGTCAGTTTAAGCCTCTGTATAGCCGCCGCGGGGTCGACATCTTTCGGACAGACAGCCGAGCACTCACCGACGAGCGTACACTGCCAGATCCCTTCTTCCTGTGTGAGCACCTCATTTCTCTCTGCATTTCCCATATCCCGGTTATCTAAATTGTAACGCTGACCGAGTGCGATTGCCGCAGGTCCCGTAAATCCCGGTTCGAGCCCGTAAACGGGGCACGCCGAGTAGCACAACATGCAGTTGATACACATAGAGAATTTCTTGTATTCAGAGAGCTCGAACGGAGTTTGGATAAATTCCTTCTCCTCAGGATAATCATCGTCTCTAATTATCCACGGCTTGACGCTCTCTAACTTCTCCATAAAATCGCCCATCTCTATGACGAGGTCCCGTATGACGGGAAAATTTTCTAAAGGTTCGATGCGGATAGTGCCGGGAAGATAGGATTCCACAAACTTTGCGCAGGTGAGAACAGGTTCTCCGTTTACCATCATACCGCAGCTTCCGCAAACTCCCATCCTGCAAGACCATCTATATGATAAAGTCCCGTCCAGTTCATCCTTGATGTAATTTATAGCGTCGAGGATAACCCAATCTTTGGTGCGGGGCACCTCGTAACTTTGAACCACCTGCTCTGAATCGTTCTCAGGCAGGTATCGCAGCACTTCTATTGTTACGTTTGAGCTCATGATATTTAGGGCGTCAATTCCAAAATTTATTACTTTCCGTAAACCCGTTCCCCGGGAGGCCATCGTGTGATATTTACCGGCAGATATTCAACTCGCGGAGGATTATCTCCATTTTTGTAGACAAGGCTGTGAGCTAAATATTTATCATCATCCCGCTCGGGGTGATCCAAGCGCTGGTGCGAACCCCGGGATTCGGTTCTTTCGATTGCAGACTTAACTATCGCCTCGGCGACGTCAAGCATATAGGATAACTCAACTGCCGACATAACTTCGGTATTAAATGTAAGGCTTCGATCTGTTATCGCAATGTTCGTAAACCGCTCTTTCAATTTCATAATAGTCGTTTCGGCTTTTCTGAGAGATTCCTCATTTCGGTATATACCGACTGATTCTTCCATTATCTCCTGCATTTCCGTTCTGATTCCCGCGATGCTCTCTTTTCCGCCCCCGGATTTAAAATATTTGGTTTCAAGGTTCGCTATTTTCTCCTCTGCCAGCGATTTTACCGCATTGTCCGGACCCTTCTGTTCAGACGCAAACCTGCCCGCAGACCTGCACGCCCGTTTTCCGAAAACGAGAATCTCTGTGAGCGAGTTAGAGCCCAGGCGATTAGCTCCGTTAATGCTGACGCAGGCTGCTTCGCCGGCGGCATATAATCCCTTAAGCGGAGTAGCCCCTTCAATATCAGTGTGCACACCGCCCATCATGTAATGGACAACAGGACGCACCGGAATCATCTCATCAACCGGATCAAGGTTGACGTATCTTAAGCATAGTTCGCGGACAAACGGTAGTTTATTATTTATTTTCTTCTTCCCGAGGTGGCGAATATCCAAATTCACATACGCCCCGTACGGACCGTCTAAAGTTCTGCCCTTTTCCTGCTCCTTGACGAATGCCTGCGACAGGCGGTCACGCGGACCCAGCTCCATAGACCTCAAAACCGGTTTTGGTTCGGGCTTACCCAGGTCGTAATCCTGAAGATAACGATAACCGTCCTTGTTGAGTAAGTACCCTCCTTCCGAACGAGCCGCTTCGGTTATCAGAATTCCGGTGAAAGGCAATCCGGTAGGGTGATATTGAATGAATTCCATGTCCTTGAGCGGAACTCCCTCCCGGTAAGCCATAGCCATGCCGTCGCCGTTCTTAATATTTGCATTCGTGGTGAAAGAAAAAACTTTACCGCATCCCCCTGTGCATATCACGACAGATTTTGCAAAAATCGCCTCAATCCTGCCGGTAGCCAGTTCTATCGCGATAACTCCCTGACAACGTTCATCTTCCACAAGCAGATCGGTTACAAACCATTCGTCATACCTTTTAATAGGCTTATATTTCAGCGAGGTCTGAAACAGTGTGTGCAGAATGTGAAATCCGGTCTTGTCCGAGGCAAACCAGGTGCGTTCCATTTTCATTCCGCCGAAAGGGCGAACAGCAATAGTGCCGTCTTCTTTGCGGCTCCAGGGACAACCCCAGTGTTCGAGCTGCAGCAGTTCTTCTTTCGCTTCCTTTACGAAAACCTCGACGGCATCCTGATCGCAAAGCCAGTCTCCACCCGATATAGTATCGTAAGAGTGAAGGTCAAAGCTGTCATCCGGTTCAATTACAGCGGCGGCTCCGCCTTCGGCCGACACGGTGTGGCTGCGCATAGGAATTACTTTCGATATGACCGCAATGTCTAATTTTGGATCCTCCTCGGCAATCGCTATCGCCCCCCTGAGACCCGCACCCCCACCCCCGATTATCAGAACGTCGTGAGAGAGTAAATCCAAGTGAACTTATCCTCTAACTGTTGAGATCGGAGAGACTCTGAATTCTGTCGCACAAATATAAGTGATCATGAATACCTTTTTCATTACTCAGCGGCGCAGCTGTCAGCCGCGTGCCTGGCTTACAATACTGAAAGAGAGGTCGTTCCTTCTGATCAACCTCTCAAATATAATTTACTTAGACAGACCGTGTTGTCAAGAAAAAACAGATTCACGCCGGTGAATAAGACGATGCATCCCAAGATTATAGTGCGAGTCAGGGCTTGCCCGTCTGGACGGCATAGCCGGACAGGCCTTGACCGCATTTTTTACCGCAACAACACCATCTTCTTGGTCTGGATGAATGTATGGGACGCAGATCTGCGTCCCATACGGTGTTCAGCACAATGTATCCAAACTTTCTAAATAACTGTTAGGTAAGTAATCAGAATAGAAGAGTGAATTTTAAGTGTTTTTGAAATATTATCAATTTCAGAGCTGTTGACGTCTGTCTGTGTCACTTCTTCTCTCGGTTCCAAGACGTCTTTCTTCAACTACCCGTCTTTCAATGCCGATCCGTTTTTCGAATCCTTGTCGTCTTTCGAGATCGTTAAAAAGGTGCACGAGTTCCTCCTCCCCCGTTTCCTTTCGTCTAGCTATTAACCTCCTTTCATCTTCCCACCTTCGGGATTGGTTAGTGCGCCTCTCAACATTTTGGCGTCTCTCCTCCGATTGTCTCCTATCATATATCTTAATCGGATTCCCTTTCAGAAGCTTACCATTGAGAGATTTAAAGGCACGATATACGTCTGACGTGTCGGACATTTCAACGAATCCTAATCCGGAGGCTTCATTTGACGTGGTAGTTTTTACGATGATAGCTGATGCTACCTTTCCTACAGACTCAAACACCTTCTTTAAGTCTTCATCGGTAACTTCACTCCGTAGATTTGAAACGTAAATCCTGATTGAGATCCTCTGCCGGGTATAGTATATTTACCAATGATTATCTTCAATGTTCGGTAGATAGGAATCCCACTCTAATTCTTATCGAATATCAAAGACAATTTTTAATATATAGTATAGGTAATTGCACATTTTGTGCCAATATTCCCGATTAATTGATAAAAACG from Candidatus Neomarinimicrobiota bacterium includes:
- a CDS encoding fumarate reductase subunit D; translated protein: MKRSIEPFWWALFSSGGMISALFMPVLFFIFGIAVPLGLVNAPEYEQLLTITQNPIIRLFIFGLISLSLFHWAHRFRFTLYDGLKLKHLEVLIAVLCYGSAIFGSVFAGYSLLAG
- a CDS encoding succinate dehydrogenase/fumarate reductase iron-sulfur subunit encodes the protein MSSNVTIEVLRYLPENDSEQVVQSYEVPRTKDWVILDAINYIKDELDGTLSYRWSCRMGVCGSCGMMVNGEPVLTCAKFVESYLPGTIRIEPLENFPVIRDLVIEMGDFMEKLESVKPWIIRDDDYPEEKEFIQTPFELSEYKKFSMCINCMLCYSACPVYGLEPGFTGPAAIALGQRYNLDNRDMGNAERNEVLTQEEGIWQCTLVGECSAVCPKDVDPAAAIQRLKLTTTVNWFKSFLMPWKNR
- the frdA gene encoding fumarate reductase (quinol) flavoprotein subunit yields the protein MDLLSHDVLIIGGGGAGLRGAIAIAEEDPKLDIAVISKVIPMRSHTVSAEGGAAAVIEPDDSFDLHSYDTISGGDWLCDQDAVEVFVKEAKEELLQLEHWGCPWSRKEDGTIAVRPFGGMKMERTWFASDKTGFHILHTLFQTSLKYKPIKRYDEWFVTDLLVEDERCQGVIAIELATGRIEAIFAKSVVICTGGCGKVFSFTTNANIKNGDGMAMAYREGVPLKDMEFIQYHPTGLPFTGILITEAARSEGGYLLNKDGYRYLQDYDLGKPEPKPVLRSMELGPRDRLSQAFVKEQEKGRTLDGPYGAYVNLDIRHLGKKKINNKLPFVRELCLRYVNLDPVDEMIPVRPVVHYMMGGVHTDIEGATPLKGLYAAGEAACVSINGANRLGSNSLTEILVFGKRACRSAGRFASEQKGPDNAVKSLAEEKIANLETKYFKSGGGKESIAGIRTEMQEIMEESVGIYRNEESLRKAETTIMKLKERFTNIAITDRSLTFNTEVMSAVELSYMLDVAEAIVKSAIERTESRGSHQRLDHPERDDDKYLAHSLVYKNGDNPPRVEYLPVNITRWPPGERVYGK
- a CDS encoding RNA-binding protein gives rise to the protein MYYTRQRISIRIYVSNLRSEVTDEDLKKVFESVGKVASAIIVKTTTSNEASGLGFVEMSDTSDVYRAFKSLNGKLLKGNPIKIYDRRQSEERRQNVERRTNQSRRWEDERRLIARRKETGEEELVHLFNDLERRQGFEKRIGIERRVVEERRLGTERRSDTDRRQQL